The proteins below are encoded in one region of Lonchura striata isolate bLonStr1 chromosome 1, bLonStr1.mat, whole genome shotgun sequence:
- the PRELID3A gene encoding PRELI domain containing protein 3A isoform X2, translating to MKIWSSEHVFGHPWDTVIKAAMRKYPNPMNPCVVGVDVLDRSLDNQGRLHSHRLLSTEWGLPSIVKAILGTSRTLTYIEEHSVVDPVEKKMELCSTNITLTNLVSVDERLVYTPHPENPEKTVLTQEAIITVKGISLSSYLESLMANTISSNARKGWDAIEWIIQNSESALS from the exons ATGAAGATCTGGAGCTCGGAGCACGTGTTCGG GCATCCCTGGGATACTGTGATCAAAGCTGCTATGAGAAAGTACCCCAACCCCATGAACCCATGTGTGGTAGGAGTAGATGTCCTCGACAGGAGCCTGGATAACCAGGGGAGGCTGCACAGTCACCGACTTCTCAGCACGGAGTGGGGATTGCCCAGTATTGTCAAAGCG ATATTAGGAACAAGTAGAACTCTGACATACATAGAGGAACATTCTGTGGTAGATCCAGTGGAAAAGAAGATGGAGCTTTGCTCAACTAAT ATTACGCTCACAAACTTGGTGTCTGTTGATGAGAGACTGGTTTACACACCTCATCCAGAAAACCCGGAAAA GACTGTGCTAACCCAGGAAGCAATTATTACTGTTAAAGGCATTAGCTTGAGCAGTTATCTGGAAAGCTTGATGGCAAACACGATATCTTCTAATGCCAGAAAG